In one Streptomyces venezuelae genomic region, the following are encoded:
- a CDS encoding ABC transporter ATP-binding protein, translating into MSRLAEPVAVPARQGAELVLDDVRLGHRAGHALPGTVRLRIAPGELVAVLGPSGCGKSTLLRTLAGLLPPLGGHVTQDGTPVVGPAADRALVFQEDALLPWRSVRANVELPLAIRRVARAERRRTADDWLERVGLAGHAHKLPRRLSGGQRQRVQLARALAGRPRAVLMDEPFGALDPHTRAGMQDLLVEILRGTGATVVFVTHDVDEALHLGDRIALLSSGEVLDVPHPRQRDARNAPGTAELRRRVLSSL; encoded by the coding sequence ATGAGCCGCCTCGCAGAACCCGTGGCCGTCCCCGCCCGGCAAGGTGCCGAACTCGTCCTGGACGACGTACGGCTCGGGCACCGTGCGGGCCATGCGCTGCCCGGCACCGTGCGGCTGCGGATCGCGCCGGGCGAGCTCGTCGCGGTGCTCGGACCGTCCGGCTGCGGCAAGTCCACGCTCCTGCGGACCCTCGCCGGGCTGCTGCCGCCGCTGGGCGGGCACGTCACCCAGGACGGGACGCCCGTCGTCGGGCCCGCGGCGGACCGGGCCCTGGTCTTCCAGGAGGACGCCCTGCTGCCGTGGCGCAGCGTGCGCGCCAATGTCGAACTCCCCCTCGCCATCCGGCGGGTGGCGCGGGCCGAGCGGCGGCGCACCGCCGACGACTGGCTGGAGCGGGTGGGCCTCGCCGGGCACGCCCACAAGCTGCCGCGGCGGCTCTCCGGAGGGCAACGGCAGCGCGTGCAGCTGGCCCGCGCCCTGGCCGGGCGGCCCCGCGCGGTCCTCATGGACGAGCCGTTCGGCGCGCTCGACCCGCACACCCGCGCCGGCATGCAGGACCTGCTCGTGGAGATCCTGCGCGGCACCGGCGCGACCGTCGTCTTCGTCACCCACGACGTGGACGAGGCGCTCCACCTCGGCGACCGGATCGCCCTGCTCTCCTCCGGCGAGGTCCTGGACGTGCCGCACCCCCGGCAGCGGGACGCACGCAACGCGCCCGGCACCGCCGAACTCCGCCGCCGCGTCCTCTCTTCCCTCTAA
- a CDS encoding fumarate reductase/succinate dehydrogenase flavoprotein subunit, producing MDTPLAIPALADATELSCDVLVIGGGTAGTMAALTAAERGADVLLLEKAHVRHSGALAMGMDGVNNAVIPGRAEPDDYVAEITRANDGIVDQSTVRQTATRGFAMVQRLESYGVKFEKDEHGEYAVRQVHRSGSYVLPMPEGKDVKKVLYRQLRRREMRERIRIENRVMPVRVLTVEGRAVGAAGFNTRTGEFVTVRAGAVVLATGACGRLGLPASGYLYGTYENPTNAGDGYAMAYHAGAALTGIECFQVNPLIKDYNGPACAYVANPFGGYQVNRHGERFVESDYWSGQMMAEFAAELASDRAPVYLKLSHLPEETISTVESILHTTERPTRATFHEGRGHDYRTHDVEMHISEIGLCGGHSASGVRVDAHARTTVPRLYAAGDLACVPHNYMIGAFVFGDLAGEDASQYRVYEGELPGDQLSAAHELVYRPLRHPDGPPQPQVEYKLRRFVNDYVAPPKTGAKLSLAVEAFDRMAGEIAGMGARTAHELMRCAEVSFIRDCAEMAARSSLARTESRWGLYHERLDHPERDDAGWLHHLDVYKSPTGAMEFRARAVEPYVVPVPEFDPVAGAERVLGEVALVPVATAGPRNAAPAARPETPTDRPAPLPSPTATRAASPTLLGLLALAEEAADLEALSPYLTDSEPAVRAAAVAVLAETVPAGTGPALAAALRDPDGQVREASAGALRELIEVLPAVPELESGLRAALDVTDPTVRGAALDVLRGLRLGDAPLYAAALADTDIDVRIHAVRALVSVDATADLAGAADDPAREVRVAVARGLAAVRDPSPSSLAPLLDDPDALVRAASLTALAVTGCPLPYAERASTALGDPAWQVRAGAATALRAAPPEPAIPALVKAAADPEADVRKAAVLSLLALPTTPESRAALTAATTDPDADIRAYASRSAS from the coding sequence GTGGACACCCCCCTGGCCATCCCCGCCCTCGCCGACGCGACCGAGCTCTCCTGCGACGTCCTCGTCATCGGCGGCGGCACCGCCGGCACCATGGCGGCACTGACCGCCGCCGAACGCGGCGCGGACGTCCTGCTCCTGGAGAAGGCGCACGTGCGGCACTCCGGCGCACTCGCGATGGGCATGGACGGCGTCAACAACGCGGTCATCCCGGGCCGGGCCGAGCCGGACGACTACGTCGCGGAGATCACCCGCGCCAACGACGGCATCGTCGACCAGTCCACGGTCCGCCAGACCGCCACCCGCGGGTTCGCCATGGTGCAGCGCCTGGAGTCGTACGGGGTGAAGTTCGAGAAGGACGAGCACGGCGAGTACGCGGTCCGGCAGGTGCACCGCTCCGGCTCGTACGTGCTGCCGATGCCGGAGGGCAAGGACGTCAAGAAGGTCCTCTACCGGCAGCTGCGGCGCCGCGAGATGCGGGAGCGGATCCGCATCGAGAACCGGGTGATGCCGGTGCGCGTGCTCACGGTGGAGGGGCGTGCGGTGGGCGCGGCGGGCTTCAACACCCGCACCGGCGAGTTCGTCACCGTACGGGCTGGGGCGGTCGTCCTCGCCACCGGGGCGTGCGGACGGCTAGGGCTGCCCGCGTCCGGTTACCTCTACGGGACGTACGAGAACCCGACGAACGCGGGCGACGGGTACGCGATGGCGTACCACGCGGGGGCCGCGCTCACCGGCATCGAGTGCTTCCAGGTCAACCCGCTGATCAAGGACTACAACGGCCCCGCGTGCGCGTACGTCGCCAACCCCTTCGGCGGCTACCAGGTGAACCGGCACGGCGAACGCTTCGTGGAGTCGGACTACTGGTCGGGGCAGATGATGGCCGAGTTCGCGGCCGAACTCGCCTCCGACCGGGCGCCGGTGTACCTGAAGCTCAGCCATCTGCCGGAGGAGACGATCAGCACCGTCGAGTCGATCCTGCACACGACGGAACGGCCCACGCGCGCCACGTTCCACGAGGGGCGCGGCCACGACTACCGCACGCACGACGTGGAGATGCACATCTCGGAGATCGGACTGTGCGGCGGGCACTCGGCGTCCGGGGTGCGGGTCGACGCGCACGCCCGCACCACCGTGCCCCGCCTGTACGCGGCGGGCGATCTGGCCTGCGTCCCGCACAACTACATGATCGGCGCGTTCGTCTTCGGCGACCTCGCCGGGGAGGACGCCTCGCAGTACCGGGTGTACGAGGGCGAGTTGCCCGGCGACCAGCTGTCCGCCGCGCACGAGCTCGTGTACCGGCCGCTGCGCCACCCCGACGGGCCGCCGCAACCGCAGGTCGAGTACAAGCTGCGCCGGTTCGTGAACGACTACGTGGCGCCGCCGAAGACCGGGGCGAAGCTCTCCCTGGCCGTCGAGGCGTTCGACCGCATGGCGGGCGAGATCGCGGGGATGGGGGCGCGCACCGCCCATGAGCTGATGCGGTGCGCGGAGGTGTCGTTCATCCGTGACTGCGCGGAGATGGCCGCGCGCTCCTCGCTGGCGAGGACGGAGTCCCGCTGGGGCCTGTACCACGAGCGGCTCGACCATCCGGAGCGGGACGATGCGGGCTGGCTGCACCATCTCGACGTGTACAAGTCCCCCACCGGGGCGATGGAGTTCAGGGCGCGTGCGGTGGAGCCGTACGTGGTGCCGGTGCCGGAGTTCGATCCGGTGGCGGGGGCGGAGCGGGTGCTGGGAGAGGTGGCGCTGGTACCGGTGGCGACGGCGGGCCCACGGAACGCGGCGCCCGCGGCACGCCCGGAGACGCCCACCGACCGGCCCGCTCCCCTCCCCTCTCCCACCGCAACCCGGGCCGCGAGCCCCACTCTCCTCGGCCTCCTCGCCCTCGCCGAGGAGGCCGCCGACCTGGAAGCCCTCTCCCCCTACCTCACGGACTCCGAACCGGCGGTGCGGGCGGCGGCCGTCGCCGTCCTCGCGGAGACGGTTCCCGCGGGGACGGGCCCGGCCCTCGCCGCGGCGCTCCGCGACCCCGACGGTCAGGTCCGGGAGGCGTCAGCGGGCGCGTTGCGCGAACTCATCGAAGTCCTGCCCGCCGTACCGGAGTTGGAGTCCGGTCTGCGCGCCGCGCTCGACGTCACGGACCCGACGGTGCGGGGTGCCGCGCTGGACGTCCTGCGGGGGCTGCGGCTCGGGGACGCGCCGCTGTACGCCGCCGCGCTGGCGGACACCGACATCGACGTCCGCATTCACGCCGTGCGGGCGCTGGTGTCGGTGGACGCGACGGCCGACCTCGCGGGCGCCGCGGACGACCCGGCCCGCGAGGTGCGGGTCGCGGTGGCCCGAGGCCTCGCGGCGGTACGCGATCCGTCGCCGTCCTCGCTCGCGCCGCTCCTCGACGACCCCGACGCGCTGGTCAGGGCGGCCTCGCTGACGGCGCTCGCGGTCACGGGCTGCCCGCTCCCGTACGCCGAGCGGGCCTCGACCGCGCTGGGCGACCCCGCCTGGCAGGTCAGGGCGGGCGCGGCGACCGCCCTGCGCGCGGCCCCGCCGGAACCCGCGATCCCCGCCCTGGTCAAGGCGGCGGCCGACCCGGAGGCGGACGTCCGCAAGGCCGCGGTCCTCTCCCTACTCGCCCTCCCCACGACCCCCGAGTCCCGGGCCGCCCTCACCGCGGCGACCACGGACCCGGATGCGGACATCCGCGCCTACGCGTCCCGCTCGGCCTCCTGA
- a CDS encoding alpha/beta hydrolase has translation MSPSAAPPRSPLIFPATSLPPRAAVLLLHGGREHGTSTPPALNLPGLRMRPFARALRKAFGARGVAVGQVRYRCRGWNGDREDAARDASRALADLAPRIGDAPVVLVGHSMGARAALHAAGHASVLAVVGLAPWCPPGDPVTHLRDRGVVLLHGDRDGTTDPAESADYAARASAAGAAAALVTMDGGDHAMLRHAPAWHALTTATVGALLGLGPVPGEVARVLGPRCLTRPTGLGQEAERDA, from the coding sequence GTGTCCCCGTCCGCCGCCCCGCCCCGCTCCCCCCTGATCTTCCCTGCCACCTCCTTGCCCCCGCGGGCGGCCGTCCTCCTCCTGCACGGTGGCCGGGAGCACGGCACGTCGACGCCCCCTGCGCTGAACCTGCCGGGCCTGCGCATGCGGCCCTTCGCCCGCGCCCTCAGGAAGGCCTTCGGGGCGCGCGGCGTCGCGGTGGGGCAGGTCCGCTACCGCTGCCGGGGCTGGAACGGCGACCGGGAGGACGCCGCCCGTGACGCGAGCCGCGCACTCGCCGACCTGGCACCCCGCATCGGGGACGCGCCCGTGGTCCTGGTCGGCCACTCCATGGGTGCCCGCGCGGCCCTGCACGCCGCGGGCCACGCGTCGGTCCTGGCCGTCGTGGGCCTCGCACCCTGGTGCCCGCCCGGTGACCCGGTCACCCACCTGCGGGACCGCGGAGTGGTGCTCCTGCACGGCGACCGCGACGGTACGACCGATCCGGCGGAGTCCGCGGACTACGCGGCACGGGCGTCGGCCGCGGGCGCGGCAGCGGCCCTGGTGACGATGGACGGCGGCGACCACGCGATGCTGCGCCACGCCCCGGCGTGGCACGCGCTGACGACGGCCACGGTGGGTGCCCTGCTGGGCCTCGGGCCGGTGCCGGGCGAGGTGGCGCGCGTGCTGGGGCCACGGTGCCTCACCCGGCCCACCGGGCTCGGTCAGGAGGCCGAGCGGGACGCGTAG